A window of Gouania willdenowi chromosome 12, fGouWil2.1, whole genome shotgun sequence contains these coding sequences:
- the LOC114473663 gene encoding cell wall protein DAN4-like gives MTTSTTPPLTNASTMSNASTTMTPPPSTTLMTTSTTPPLMTTTPPPMTTTPTPPPTTSTTSTTPPLTNTTTTLSNATTTMTPPPSTILTTTSTTPPLTTTTPPMTTTPTPPPTTSTTSTTPPPTNTTTTLSNATTTMTPPPSTILTTTSTTPPLTTTTPPPVTTTPTPPPTTLTTSTTPPLTNTTTTTIALATTTMTTTTPPPPTTTTPPTTTSTPLTTLLTTTKAPTDNDFVTICFIYRIITRLVNVGGFINSLCSVATITSFSADGEVDDSTFDVTGSNQAITVPVPSCTGNEDSSDVVSVIQSMISIKETVPSSAVIDGVTDSFVKFGCLQTEVGSVPALFVCAGVGGAMAGSGVGGLSSSCFPLLLAADDSSNGHSSNDTFTDDDHHHHGKQQTKGHHGKQQTKGHHGKQQTKG, from the coding sequence ATGACTACTAGTACCACCCCTCCTCTGACAAATGCCTCCACTATGTCGAATGCGTCTACCACCATGACTCCTCCTCCATCCACCACTTTAATGACAACTAGTACTACCCCGCCTCTGATGACTACCACCCCTCCTCCAATGACTACTACCCCCACTCCTCCACCCACCACTTCGACTACTAGTACCACCCCTCCTCTGACAAATACCACCACTACTCTGTCGAATGCGACTACCACCATGACTCCTCCTCCATCCACCATTTTAACGACTACTAGTACTACCCCGCCTCTGACAACTACCACCCCTCCAATGACTACTACCCCCACTCCTCCACCCACCACTTCGACTACTAGTACCACCCCTCCTCCGACAAATACCACCACTACTCTGTCGAATGCGACTACCACCATGACTCCTCCTCCATCCACCATTTTAACGACTACTAGTACTACCCCGCCTCTGACGACTACCACCCCTCCTCCAGTGACTACTACCCCCACTCCTCCACCCACCACTTTGACTACTAGTACCACCCCTCCTCTGACAAATACCACGACTACCACCATCGCTCTGGCGACTACCACTATGACCACCACTACCCCTCCTCCTCCGACTACCACCACCCCTCCGACTACTACCAGCACCCCTCTGACGACACTGCTGACGACGACCAAGGCTCCGACAGATAATGACTTTGTTACCATCTGCTTCATCTATCGCATCATTACCAGGCTGGTTAATGTTGGTGGCTTCATTAACAGTTTGTGTAGTGTTGCCACAATCACCAGCTTTTCAGCTGATGGTGAGGTTGATGATTCCACATTCGACGTTACTGGTTCTAACCAAGCCATTACGGTCCCAGTTCCCAGCTGCACTGGTAACGAAGATTCTTCTGATGTTGTCAGTGTTATCCAGAGCATGATTAGTATTAAAGAAACTGTACCAAGCAGTGCGGTTATTGATGGTGTGACAGACAGTTTTGTCAAATTTGGTTGTCTCCAAACTGAAGTTGGTAGTGTTCCTGCTCTCTTTGTCTGTGCTGGAGTCGGTGGTGCGATGGCTGGATCTGGTGTTGGCGGTTTATCTAGCAGTTGCTTCCCACTTCTTCTAGCGGCTGACGACTCATCAAATG
- the LOC114473664 gene encoding uncharacterized protein LOC114473664 — MKKVPVRTMMAWIWLGLVAVVRLSMAEEPRRDAAETLADLEALWSDSEPPKEPRSGEEFLPVPVWRFVEVPDAADSLDLGRPQFGCSDTSLSVRLSLIRHSGLRLQDGRRWLSVEEGCRGSVQSLGSWLLLKIPYTSCHVELLTVNGTHYHQLKVRYLDHLLQANVTAVASCEDPATSSLYPAAPLVRCRATDVTVKLPLGNSLKRVRALGKGDVVGSMLTTSTPDAVLVQISTTADKDSFLEIIYLDSAGEMFSMLAACLKAGEDIERTRQRRDILKQHIKDLWEYGHHPAHQYELNYQQDFLYPGAHCKGPKCKYMTPSPLPDCDDVTPSPLPDCDDVTPSPLPDCDDVTPSPLPDCDDVTPSPLPDCDDVTPSPLPDCDDVTPSPLPDCDDVTPSPLPDCDKPTNVTICVSISVITRLVKVEGSFTSLWINT, encoded by the exons ATGAAGAAGGTTCCAGTTCGGACGATGATGGCCTGGATTTGGCTCGGCTTGGTGGCCGTAGTCCGGCTCAGCATGGCGGAGGAACCGCGCCGGGACGCCGCGGAAACTTTGGCCGATCTGGAGGCGCTGTGGTCGGACTCTGAGCCGCCGAAGGAGCCCCGCAGCGGGGAAGAGTTCCTCCCGGTGCCGGTGTGGAGGTTTGTGGAAG TTCCAGATGCTGCAGACTCCTTGGATTTGGGCCGTCCACAGTTTGGCTGCAGCGACACGTctctgtctgtccgtctgtcGCTCATCAGACACTCTGGCCTGCGTCTGCAGG ATGGGAGGAGGTGGCTGTCTGTAGAGGAGGGATGTCGTGGTTCTGTTCAGAGCTTGGGCTCGTGGCTGCTACTGAAGATCCCTTACACCAGCTGCCACGTGGAGCTCCTG ACGGTAAACGGTACCCACTATCACCAGCTCAAGGTGCGCTATTTGGACCACCTTCTGCAGGCCAACGTGACTGCTGTGGCTTCCTGTGAGGATCCTGCAACGTCTTCCCTGTATCCAGCAGCACCGCTGGTGAGGTGCAGAGCTACAGATGTGACAGTGAAGCTGCCGTTAGGAAACAGCCTGAAGAGGGTCAGAGCTCTGGGTAAAGGTGACGTGGTGGGGTCGATGCTCACCACCTCCACTCCAGATGCCGTATTGGTGCAGATCTCCACCACAGCAGATAAG GATTCCTTCTTGGAAATAATTTATTTGGACTCTGCTGGTGAAATGTTCTCCATGCTGGCTGCCTGTTTAAAAGCAGGAGAGGACATTGAGAGGACTCGTCAGCGTAGAGATATTCTAAAGCAGCATATTAAGGACCTCTGGGAGTATGGACACCATCCTGCACATCAGTATGAACTTAACTACCAACAGGACTTCCTATACCCAGGCGCACACTGTAAGGGCCCAAAGTGCAAATATATGACGCCTTCGCCTTTGCCCGACTGCGACGATGTGACGCCTTCGCCTTTGCCCGACTGCGACGATGTGACGCCTTCGCCTTTGCCCGACTGCGACGATGTGACGCCTTCGCCTTTGCCCGACTGCGACGATGTGACGCCTTCCCCTTTGCCCGACTGCGACGATGTGACGCCTTCGCCTTTGCCCGACTGCGACGATGTGACGCCTTCGCCTTTGCCCGACTGCGACGATGTGACGCCTTCGCCTTTGCCCGACTGCGACAAACCTACAAACGTCACCATTTGCGTCTCTATTAGTGTCATTACCAGGCTGGTTAAAGTTGAAGGCTCTTTCACCAGCTTG TGGATCAACACTTAA
- the actr1b gene encoding actin related protein 1B → MESYDILANQPVVIDNGSGVIKAGFAGDQIPKYCFPNYVGRPKHVRVMAGALEGDMFIGPKAEEHRGLLSVRYPMEHGIVSDWNDMERIWQYVYSKEQLQTFSEEHPVLLTEAPLNPSKNREKAAEIFFETFNVPALFISMQAVLSLYATGRTTGVVLDSGDGVTHVVPIYEGFAIPHSILRVDIAGRDVSRYLRLLLRKEGYNFNTSAEFEVVRTIKERACYLSLNPQKDETLETEKVQYVLPDGSALNIGPARFRAPELLFRPDLIGDESSGIHEVLSFAIQKSDLDLRRTLFSTIVLCGGSTLIKGFGERLLTEVKKLAPKDVKIKISAPQERLYSTWIGGSILASLDTFKKMWVSKREYEEDRARAIHRKTF, encoded by the exons GGCTCAGGCGTCATCAAGGCTGGATTTGCCGGAGACCAAATCCCCAAATACTGCTTCCCCAACTA tgtggGTCGACCCAAACATGTGAGAGTGATGGCAGGAGCTCTGGAAGGAGACATGTTTATAGGCCCCAAGGCAgag gagCACCGTGGCCTACTGTCTGTCAGGTATCCCATGGAACACGGCATCGTGAGTGACTGGAACGACATGGAGAGAATCTGGCAGTACGTTTACTCCAAAGAGCAGCTGCAGACCTTCTCAGAGGAG CATCCTGTGCTGCTGACTGAAGCTCCTCTGAATCCCAGTAAGAACAGAGAGAAGGCTGCTGAGATCTTCTTTGAAACCTTCAACGTTCCTGCACTCTTCATCTCCATGCAGGCAGTGCTGAGCCT GTACGCCACAGGTCGGACCACCGGTGTAGTCCTGGACTCGGGGGACGGAGTGACTCACGTGGTCCCGATCTATGAGGGTTTTGCCATCCCTCACTCCATCCTCAGAGTGGACATCGCAGGCAGAGACGTGTCCCGCTACCTCCGCCTGCTGCTGCGTAAGGAGGGCTACAACTTCAACACCTCGGCCGAGTTCGAGGTGGTGCGCACCATCAAAGAG AGAGCCTGTTACCTCTCACTGAACCCTCAGAAGGACGAGACGCTGGAGACGGAGAAGGTCCAGTACGTGCTGCCCGATGGGAGCGCGCTCAAc ATCGGCCCGGCTCGGTTCAGAGCTCCTGAGCTGCTCTTCAGACCTGACCTGATCGGAGACGAAAGCTCAGGAATCCATGAAGTTCTTTCCTTCGCCATCCAGAAGTCGGACCTGGACCTGAGACGCACACTGTTCTCCACCATTGTCCTGTGTGGAGGTTCCACGCTTATTAAAG GTTTTGGAGAACGGTTACTGACTGAGGTGAAGAAACTGGCTCCTAAAGACGTGAAGATTAAG ATCTCAGCCCCTCAGGAGAGACTTTACTCCACGTGGATTGG TGGTTCCATCTTGGCTTCGTTGGACACCTTTAAGAAGATGTGGGTTTCGAAGCGTGAGTACGAGGAGGACCGAGCTCGAGCCATCCACAGGAAGACGTTCTGA